A window of Magnolia sinica isolate HGM2019 chromosome 13, MsV1, whole genome shotgun sequence genomic DNA:
TCAAAGTCTCCCTAACTGGTGCAAACAAATCATCTCCAaatactctttctttctttctttctttctttttttttctttttcttttttccctacagggcaacaaaatttttattaaaacaAATATCGTTCTACTAATAGCTGcttcttaaaataaaatgaaaaccaACTCATGCTAAAACCACAAACTATACTAACTCAAGATAAACCATGTTGAGATTTACTATGTTGTAGCATCACCACGGTCATGAACCTATGTGTTGTTGATGATTCACCACCATTTAGAAATCATAGTACAGGATAAAAGAACTCACTCTAGACGTGTACTTAAGGAATGGTAGCGGTACTAGCTCTGCAAATGTGCTAACATGGCACGCATGTTGGAGATAGGTCTGTTTCCAAGGGGCTCTCCAGGAACATGCTATGATCTAAATTTCGGGCTGGTCCACAAACCAGGTGGCTAAAGAAATAACCAGCAGTATTGGGTCAATTGACATGTGTTGTCACTCTAATGCATGGAAGTTTGGTTTCATatgccatggtgggcccacctactgACTTCTCCAGATGTTGCATGTTTACCATGTTGGCACATTTGCCTTCAAGCCCCTCCACCCAACTTTTGCAAGTACGTGATTATTTCTCTCCCTCACCTTCACAAATCTCCATGACATCTCTTTAACGATTGTGAGGGTATTCATCGAAATTCACTTGTTTAATTATCCATTTTCAGTATTTCTCCGCCTTAAATCATCATCAAATTTGATGCCAATTTGTGATTGAAGAGATCTCTTCTATTTCTTGGAAATTTTATACTTGTCATCAGGATTCTTGCCAGGAAGTTGTGGTAACTTTGTAGCTTTTTTCTGATTTCCTCTTATGGATTTCGCTTTTTTATTCAAAGTGTGTGTATCTGTGGTTTCTTTTATTTGGCCTTTGTTCTATATGGTTGCTTTTGTAAGGTTAGGCATCTTGGgttcattttttgtttctttcaaaCTTAGTTCTTCATCTGTGTAAAAGGGGAGAAAAAAGTGCTTATTGAGACATTTCATCAGATTATGAGAAGGGTCGTGTTACCTCTTCTTAATTTCTCATTGGAATTTAAAGCTAACAGCTCTACGTTTTAGATCACACTCAATCATTACTTTCTGTcaaaaattattttttgaatccAAACTTTCATCACTGCTAGACAACATTTTGATCTGTGGATTTCGGTATATGACTGCTTGAGGTCTCTTGTTCCATCACGGCCGGCTTTTTGATAACATGCTCTTATATACACACTCTGTTCTCCATTACATAGGTGGTGAACACTCTTCTCTATTACATAAATGATGATCTCATCTCCTTTGTTCTACTCTTTTATATGAGTATCCCTATTGTAACATGCTATTCAAAATCAGATTTATTATTTTACAAGAAACACTTGAAAATTCAAATAAATTTAAGTTTCACCAAGGAAGGCAGTGTTTTCTAGTATCTTCATTATATGGAGAATATGAGAAGCTGGAATGAATGGATTTTTACATTTAGTTTTAAATCGGATGGAAGTTTGTTCGATTTATACCAAGGTATCCCAAattggttacgtatcggccgtaatggTGGGgcgcgatacgggggcgtaatgggCGATGGGCCGATATTgtaaccgtaacggccgttacgggccataacagccgttacgggccttgaaaaaaaaaaaggaaaaaaaaaagaaaaaaacttacctttcttcttctccttcttcttcttcttctcggacagctgcggctgcggctgcagcctttgttttcttcttcttcttcttcttcttcttcttctctctctctctctctctctctctctctctctctctgttctttccctctttccctcttttttcttttctctcttcttctttccctcttttttcttttcgattTCCCTctctcccccccttttttttgcaggtgtaccacacaccagcttagctgctgtaggtacgtgtcactctaagatgagcgctgacactcctcgagctccgagctgtatgaacggttcaaaggagatcaaagttatatgggctccacagtgatgtatttattatatctacaccgttcatctatttttaaatatcattttagagcattacccaaaaaatgaatcgtatccaaagatcgtctggaccacaccaaaaatagcagcggagatgatgattttcaccgttaaacaattcgtaggcccaccataacatttattttccatccaatccgttcataaggtcaaaaagacctgaatgaataggaaaaacaaatttcatattaatccaaaagttctgtgatcccaaaaaaggtttcaatggtagacgttcaatcccccactgctttttgcagtgtggtccacttgataattagatttgtattattttttgtgtcaagccttaagacgatctcgtcaaatgattggacggtttagatataacacattcatcacgagtggggcccaaaaaactttgacacgtgtgctacacttcacaatccgagtcccgcctaatttgggcccttaaaaaattgtacacgagacatatattaacttaaaatttaccaattaaattatgaactgcaattgctaactcacaatgccaaaatcaaattatttgaatagttttaattgttattttgtggacttttattttttaaaatagggccttttgatttttttcatgattcactatccaataaatgtccaccaatacataaatgggataatggcaataaattgcatgaatttgaggctaatttggggcatagattggtcctccaagtcagcccgaaattgggaacgccatctacctgaatttaatttcatttttttaaaagaactattgggagaaagatattaaattgttaagtatataaattagatatttagaaaattaaatatatgaattttgtagtcaaattcaggttacctggttcaaaaattaatcagacagtccgatacaacttctcaccaaagagtggaccgctacaccaccataaacatgttccaatttataaatgaatgcatatttggaatgcttagaatattccggatttaatccatattttttcatatttttttggccaaaaaaaataatttgcgCCGTTACAAGCCGTTCCgcccccatatccgtatcggttttggagggcaccgttacgccaaccgataccgatacgggataccttgattTATACGGCATAATATGGGTCCATGTGATTTATTATCAAGTTTTGTGTTGATTCTATGACTAAACCATATCCATTACCACGTCTGATGGAAATCTAGCATGCTAGATTTAACTGCCTATTGCATGTTTGGGAGATTACAAGACAACTCATGGATTAACAAAACCACACGCACCACATGcgcatgcacatgcacacacacaaacaAAACTGAATATGGATAGCATGTATTCGTATCTTTGTCATGGATTTTTGAGATAACGTGAGCTGTATCCCTGTTCACACACACCACTGAAGTGGTTCTCTCTCTTTTACTTGGGATGAGAggaacttttttttattttcttttcttttcttctcctttttttctttttcttttttgtatccTATGTTATGTGGATTCTTCTAAGGAGGAGATGTATCCCTTGTTAGAAGAATCCAACACCAATATGTGTACAGATTATTGGGCAACACTTcgaaggatcatataattccttatTGTTAAATTAAATTATACTGCAAATTGACAAATCCTGTTTTTCAGGTTTAGTGAATTTGACACTCCATATAGGTAGCTTGACACTTCTTGTCCATGCAACATGGGTTTTATCCAAAATAAATAAGTTCTGATTGCCAATCAACTTGCCTTTGGTGTGGATACTTTCTTTAGGATGATTTCATGTCGTTTTCTGTGATTGATAGTTTGGGAATGAGTTCCTTAAATGTGCAGATGGAAGATTGTTATAATCACTCATCTGACTTAAAATGACGTCTGGTACCTCTACAGTGTTCTTGGCCACAATGAGTGAAGTATTTGAAGGATATGAGCGCCAGTACTGTGAGCTTTCATCAAGTCTCTCTAGAAAGTGTGCATCAGCTTGTCTTCTGGATGGAGGTAAGAGATACTTTATTTTCTGTTTGTCACCTGTAGCAACTTTGATATTTGGAAACTTTATCTCCCCCATCATTGTTATGCGTTATCTACActagtttttctttattctttatgGAACTTTAATTTCATATGGTAACCAAGAAGAGACTACATTAGGGAAGGGAATCGCGGAGCTGATAGCTAGTGACCCTCTCATCACTCTCTCTTCAACAAGGGAATCTGCCTTCTCATCTGCATTCATCAGTGCATTAGAGAAAATAACAGTCGTTCAAAGCCACAACCGATCTAATTTCCAAAATATGAAAAGTGAAGTTCCACAGCCTTAGCTCCAAAGGTGAGGCCTACTTAACAGTACAACAGGAATCTCCTTCAATGACAAGATTTCCGGATTAGTGATCTGGAAAAAAATTGTAATCCTTCCTGAAATATGCAAACAGTTCAGTGTCATTGAAACCAGCTTCGTCACAATGGCCAAAGGAAGAGACTACAGCTTCCCCTTTATCATCTCTTAGGACTTGGCCTGTATCGGTAGGTCTCAGATCCAAGGGACCATCCATCAAATTTAAATTTCGAGCAGCACATCAGAGGTGGTCCAttatgtagagctgggcattgagtcgagtcggactgagttagggctgacccgactcgatccggttttgaaataggcctaacttgaactcgacttgacttgacttggtaccgagtccagcatgcttgaacCGATCCGAGTTTGAGTCTGGCAtcgactaatccggaccgagtccgacctcggtttgagtttggattgggcgaagcccACTCGGTTTGGACCggctcacccattcggttcgggtcgagttgggTTTGAACGAGTTGAGTCAGGCGAGTCGAGACGTCTGATGCTCAGCTCTACCATTACGAATTGATTGCAGCCTCTCAATACCAAAAGAAGCTGGATCTAGAAAGACCTCTCTGTGTAGGTCTACATATGTCTTAATCAACCACTAACGACATCATTCTTCACTTCAGTTCATCCACTGAAgccacttatttatttatttattgaagatagcctttcttttcttccatagGATTGTGTATGGCATCAAATTCTGGAAGAAATTtcctgcagaaaaaaaaaaaaaaactttagaccACCCAAGGACCAACTCTGAGTGAGGAACTTAGTTAATGCTGAAAAGATCAAATAAGCTGTATGAAACCTCTAGCCAAAGAGTAACGACTGAGGATGTTCTTCTGAGAATTTTAGTTTCCTCATTCTCTCAATAAAGAATGCAAACATTAGGAAAGCTTGATAGTATTTCGGAAGGTTATCCAGCGTCACTGCTTTGCTAGTTACCACTGTCCAAGTGAAAGCCTATACTCTCAGGGGCATTGGTGATTATTCATGCTTTAGCGAAAGGCGTAGACTTTTGTTCCTCGTACCTGGAAGAAAGATCTGGAAGAGAAGCTGTTATCAGATGTCCATGATCAGATTTtgtgatctgcctcattctcatCAATGGAAATTCTGTTGAGGATTCTGTTCAGAACTCTTCTCTATATTTTGGGATCTGTAGAGGCATGGGAAGCGTTATAGGCGATGTTGAAGCAAGGTGGGAATCTTTCCGCTATGAGAGGGTGGTAGATTAGAGCGGCTAGTAGCTAGCGTTGTTTAATGTGTATTTTCTTAAGCTATAACTCATGTCTAGTTAGCAAAGCAGTTAAGAATCAAAGTAGTAGAGTTTTAAGTATGATTCTTTGTCAATAGATATAAAAGAATTGTGAAGGATATTATTTACGTTATTAGCATTCATGTCAGTATTCTCTTTATGAATTTTGAGATATTTGGTTCATGAAATTTGACATTTCTCTCGTTAAAATTCCTTCTACATCTAATGATTCTAATTCATTATgcttattaaagaaaaaaaattctaataattTTGATAAGGATGCAGGCAAGCCTGGTTATCCTTACTACTTGCAATTACACATGAAACATTTTTCTGTGATTGCGATCTATCTGCCAAGTTCAGCAATCCATGTCCAGGTGCTGTTCTTCAGATTTCATATGGAAGAATGCAAGCTTAGTTTGGCCCAATGTTTTCAGTAGCGATGTAGCTTAGCTTGTAGGCTACGTAGTGTAGCGTAGTGAAAACGCTACGTAGCATACGCAAGTAGCATAATTCCCTGTAGCGTAAGCCACAAAGTATGTAGCATAAGCTTCAGTGCATGTAGCGTAGCGTAGTGTGTAGCGTGGATAGCGTTAGCTaccaaaaatctcattttttaagtGTTTTTTCTATTTTAGTTTAACATCTATTTTAAAATGGTAATGAGTTATACTTATGACACATGGCACTGCATTAaactaatccggaccatccaaattgtggtccatatcataGATAGAGCACTaagatcaatctggaccatccaaattgtggtctatatcaCGAATTTGTGgtgtttcaatatatatatatatatatatatctatatatatatataaagaaaagaaaacagaagtcacacttagagatgtctagagagagagagagagattttgcatggaaataagtggatgatctagagagagattttgcatggaaataagtggATGATCtagagagattttgcatggaaataagtggATGATCTAGATTCGTAGTCAAGAACTCgtagaaattatgcattttgtaaattttatcatattttcaattattttaattaaaaatattaaggattgtgtagcttactctacatgctatagagggccaaacgccacgctatacgctacacgctatttaaaacactggtttggCCTATGGTTGTAGATTCTAATAAACTTTGATTTGATATTGCATTGGTGGTTTGTGGCTTATACAAGTTGCACAGGTAATGCACGGCAGTAATCATTTTCTTAGTTATGTACTTCTCAAAATTattcttctctttgttttttcAGAGCAGAAGAAGCAGAAAGTTTCAGAAATAAAATCTGGGTTGGATGATGCTGAAGCTTTGGTACTGTTTGGATCAGTTTTTATTTGCACTGTGGAGGTTTTTCTGGTTCTCACGGCCATTTTCACTAAGTAGTTTTATGGTCTTTGCCTGAGTTTCTCTAGATTCGAAAAATGGACCTTGAAGCAAGAAGTTTGCAACCAAGTGTTAAGGCCATGCTACTTGCTAAGTTAAGGGAGTACAAATCTGATCTTAACAATTTGAAAGCTGAAGTTAAAAGGATCACATCAGCTAATGCCAATCAGGCTGCAAGAGACGAGTTGTTGGAGTCTGGAATGGCAGATACAATGATGGTATGTCAAGAaccatttctttcttcattttttgtacaTATCATTCACTTTTATTTCTCTGATGAGAACTTGTGATTGATTTTATTGCATTGGCTGAGAGGAGTTGACTGTTTTGGTGTGAAGATGCTGCAGGCTTAACGTTATTTGAACAATGATCTACCGTTGGCTTATAATTGTAGTGATATTGCCTACTTTCATGTTTGTT
This region includes:
- the LOC131223697 gene encoding vesicle transport v-SNARE 11-like translates to MSEVFEGYERQYCELSSSLSRKCASACLLDGEQKKQKVSEIKSGLDDAEALIRKMDLEARSLQPSVKAMLLAKLREYKSDLNNLKAEVKRITSANANQAARDELLESGMADTMMVSADQRGRLLMSTERLNQSSERIKESRRTILETEELGVSIMQDLHQQRQSLLHANNTLHGVDDNIGKSKKILTAMSRRMSRNKWIVGSIIGALVLAIILILYFKLSH